The sequence below is a genomic window from bacterium.
CACCGGCTCGAAGAGCCAGTCCGAGTCGCACTTGGTGGCGACGGCGAAGCGCGACAGGATGCCCACCTGGCGCTGCAGGATGTTGGCGGCGTCGAGCGCGCTCAGCGTGCCGTTGCCGCTCACGTCGCAGGCCAGGCGCTGGCGGGCGTCGAAGGTGCGGATGCCCGCGACCGCCTGCAGCACCCACGCGGCGTCGAGGGCCGAGATCGCGGTCGGCGACCCGAAGTCGCCGACCTTGCGCGGCTCGATGGTGACCGTGCCGGCCGGCATGTCGGTGAAGGCGTAGCCGCCGCTGCTCGACGTGGTGACGCTGCGCGCCGCGCTGCCGGTCGAGCGCACGGTGGCGGCGGGAACCGGGCGCGTGCTGGCATAGAAGCGCACGGCGCCGGCGAGACTCGCCGGCCGCGGGGTCGCCGTCGGCGTGCGCGTCGGCGTCGTCGTCGGCCCCGCGTTGGGATCGACGACGACGACGAACTCGTAGCGCGGCCCCAGGTTGCCGCTGGTGTCGCGCAACTGCACCGCGACCGTGGTGCGGCCGGTCGGGAAGGCGGCGGCGTTGCCGATCTGGGCGCAGAACTGGCGCGCCGTCGACGAGCTCAGGAAGGCGAAGTCGCCGTAGCGGTTGCGCGTGCAGGCGAACTGCGACGACTGCGCGAATTCGAAGCGACACGCCATGTCGGCGAGGGCGGTGGTGACGGCGCTCCCGGCATTGAAGTCGAGCGCCGAGAAGCCGGGGACGCCGCCGAGCGGCAGCGTGCGACAGTCGATCTGCGGGCTGCCGTTCCCCAACTTGCGCTCCGACAGCATCATCATCGACGGCTTGCTGGACGGGTCCGAGATCGCGACGAGGGTGTTGCCCGAGAACACCCCTTCGCTGCCGACCTGGCGGTTCGAGGTCCCGAGGCCGGCCTCGACCACCATCAGGAACTGGCCGGTGGAACGGCGGAACACCCGCCGTCCCTGGGCGTCGATCTCGGGCGTCGGGGTCGGCGTCCGCTGGCAGGAGAACTCGCAGCAGAAGGGGCAGCCGTCCTGGTTCACCGGTCCGGCAAAGCGGACGACCGGTCCGGACTGGGCCGCCGCCATGGTCGCCAGGAAGGAAGCGATGACGATCGACAGGTGGCGAATCGCGCGCACGGGTCGGTGAGTCCTCCGCCGAGGCGCCGCTGCGGCAGATCCGCTGGCCCCTCAGCTACGTGAGACGCTGGGCTCGCTCTCTTTGCTGCAGGGCGTCCGCCCTGACGAGACCCACCCTGACGCCCGTCCGCGTCTCTGGCAATAGCCGAACCCGCCGATCCGGCGTCGGCGCGGGGCGCGCTCGGTCGTCGCGGCGGCCCGGTGATCGGAGGGGGCGCGACCCGCTCGCCCCCTCCGATCGGGCGCCACGCCGGCTCAGGAGCCCGAATCCGTCTCCTCGAGGATGCCGATGCCGTCGGGGAAGTTCAGGCCCTCGTTCATGATCTCCGGCGGCTGCGGCTGGCCGTCGACGAAGCGGATGCGGCGCACCTTGCCGAGATTGCGGCCCGGGCCGATGCCGCGCGACGAGACCTGCAGGCCGATGTCGGCGAAGTAGATCGTGCCGTCCGAGGCGAGGCCGATGCCCAGCGGGTTGCCGGTCTCCGCCGGAATGCCGGGGCGAGGCGGCGACAGGACGCGGCGGACGAACTGGCCGTCGCGGTCGTACTCGGCGATCACCCCGTTCACCACGCTGGCGACGTAGAAGCCGCCGCCGGGGATCAGCACCACGCCGGCGGGCGTCTGGATGTGGCCGTCGCTGGGAATGAAGCGCTCCTTGGTGATGCGCCCCTCGCTGACCAGCGGCGCGCCGGTGCCGTCGACCCGGCCGCAGCCGCCTTCGGCGGTGTCCGACGTCGGGAACTCGCCGCTGTAGCGCCAGACCCCGGCCGGGCTCTCACCGGTGGTGCGGGAGGAGGAGACGTAGACGCGGTCCTGGTCGTCGATCGCGATCTGCTGCGCGGTGGCGATGCCGACGTCCAGCTTGCAGTAGCGGGTGTTCGCCCCGTCCAGCGGCGGGAACCAGATCACCAACTGCCCGGTACCGGGGCCGGCGGCCTGGCTGCCGACATCGGTCAGGAGCAGGCGGCCATCGCTGAGGAAGCCGCAGCCGTAGTTCTCCGCCTCGTCGCCACCCTGCGGCACGGGTTGATAGGTGGGTTGGATGTGGGTGAGCTGTCGCCAGGTGAAGTTCGGAAAGCTGCCGCCGAGCTCGAACAGGCCCCAGCCGGCCGTCGTGTGCTGCTGGCCCTGGTCGGTGTCCTCGCCGGCGATGAAACGCAGCTCGCCCTGCGGGCCGCGCGTGAAGCAGATCTGGCCGTTGATGTCGCGGCCCACCCCCGGCGCGTCGTTGTCGCTGGGGATCACCACCTGGCGCGGAAACCCCGGGGCGCCCTGGTAGGCGAAGAGGCGGTTGTTCTCGGCGCCGAAGACGATGCCCGCGGTGGTGGCGGTCACTGGACAGCCGTCGAGCAGGTAGCTCACCGCCCGGATCAGCTCGTCGATGGAGATCTCTCCGTCGCCGTTGTCGTCGAGCGCGGTGCAACTGCTCACCGGCGCCGCGCCGAGGGCGATGTTGACGCCGGTCACGAGCTCGCCCACCGTCACCGCGCCGCTGCCGTCACAGTCGCCGAGGCATTGCGCCGCGACGCCGCTCGCTCCCCCGAAGCACAGCACGCATGCCATGCCGATGCCCGCCGCCCACAGCTTCAGCATCGATCCCTCCTCGCTGGTCCGTTCCTCCGACAGAAGCACGGCGCCGCGCCGAGAGGCAAACCGCCGGCCGCCCCGCATTGCCAATGCGGCGGCGGCCGGCTAGCCCGGACCCTTCATGAGCTCGCTCCTGCCATGAGCTCGCTGCCGCGAGCGCCGATCGCACGCCATCTCCGGCCGTGCCCGCCCCTCTCTCCTCGCCGGACGGGCGAGTCCGCCCGCGTCGATCGTCGCGGCGCCGGAGCGGATCCGGCGCACGAGCGCCGCTGTCGCGACGCGAACCCATGAATGATCCGGGCCGGGACTCGCGCCTTTCCGCCATGCGCCTCGCCCCGATCGTCGTCGGTGATCGTCTCACGGTGACGCACGTCGACGCCGTCGCGCGCCGCCGCGCGCCCGCCATCGTGGCGCCGGGCGCCGGCGAGCGCCTGGCGCGCAGCCACGCGTTCCTGCAGGAGCTGGCGGCGGGCGACGCTCCCGTGTACGGCCTCACCACCGGCTGCGGGCCGCTCGCCGGCCAGCGCATCGACGCCGCGGCGCGCGCCGCCTTCCAACGCAACCTCGTGCGCAGCCATGCCGTCGCCCTCGGCCCGCCGCACGGCGAGGCCGCCGTCCGCGCCGCGATGCTGGTGCGCGCCCAGGTCTTCGCCCAGGGCTGCTCCGGCGTCGCCCCGGCCACCGTCGACCTGCTGCTCGGCATGCTGAACGCCGGCGTGCACCCGCTGGTGCGCGAGGTCGGCGGCGTCGGCGCCAGCGGCGACCTGGTCGAGCTGGCGGAGATCGCGCTGGTGGCGATCGGCGAAGGCGAGGCCGCGTTCGACGGCCGCATCCGACCCGCTGGCGAGGCGCTGCGCGCCGCCGGCCTGGCCCCGCTGACGCCCAGCCTGCGCGAGGGCCTGGCGCTGATCAACGGCACGTCCTTCCACGCCGGCGCCGCGGCGCTCGTCGTGGCGGGCGCGCGGCGCCTGGTCGCCGCGGCGCAGGTCGCCGCCGCCCTGTCGTTCGAGGCCCTCGGCGGGCATCCCGAGGCCCTCGACCCTGCCCTGCACGCGGCCCGACCGCACCCCGGCCAGGCGGCGGTGGCCGCCCGCCTGCGCGAGCTGACGCGCGGCAGCGCCCTGCTGCGCCGCGACGCCGTCGCCGGCAGCCAGGATGCCTATACCGTCCGCTGCATCCCGCAGATCGTCGGGCCGGTGCTCGAGGCGCTCGACGGCGCCGCGGCGGTGGTCGAGGTCGAGCTGAACGCGGTCAGCGACAACCCGCTGTTCCTCGCCGCCGAGCGACGCGTCGTGCACGGCGGCAACTTCCACGGCCAGCCGGTGGCGATGGCGCTCGATCGCCTGAAGGCGGCGCTGATCGCCCTCGGCGTCGCCGGCGAGCGGCGCATCGCGCGGGTCCTCGACGCCCGCCTCAGCAACGGTCTTCCTCCCTTCCTGATTCGCGGCGACGCGGGCCTGCAGAGCGGCTTCATGGGCCTGCAGTACGCCGCCACCACCATCGCCGCCGAGCAGGCGCTGCTGGCCGCGCCGGCCAGCGTTCGCTCGCTGCCGACCAAC
It includes:
- a CDS encoding aromatic amino acid lyase: MRLAPIVVGDRLTVTHVDAVARRRAPAIVAPGAGERLARSHAFLQELAAGDAPVYGLTTGCGPLAGQRIDAAARAAFQRNLVRSHAVALGPPHGEAAVRAAMLVRAQVFAQGCSGVAPATVDLLLGMLNAGVHPLVREVGGVGASGDLVELAEIALVAIGEGEAAFDGRIRPAGEALRAAGLAPLTPSLREGLALINGTSFHAGAAALVVAGARRLVAAAQVAAALSFEALGGHPEALDPALHAARPHPGQAAVAARLRELTRGSALLRRDAVAGSQDAYTVRCIPQIVGPVLEALDGAAAVVEVELNAVSDNPLFLAAERRVVHGGNFHGQPVAMALDRLKAALIALGVAGERRIARVLDARLSNGLPPFLIRGDAGLQSGFMGLQYAATTIAAEQALLAAPASVRSLPTNANNQDMVPMGMLAARHALRVLDGARQLVAIEMLCAAQALDLRGAERAGAGTRAAHAAIRAVAAPLLEDRGLRPDVEALVALIEDDGVAP